The following are from one region of the Coccinella septempunctata chromosome 7, icCocSept1.1, whole genome shotgun sequence genome:
- the LOC123318021 gene encoding uncharacterized protein LOC123318021 — MTEVKANSSTEQLIEIIKRNRALYDMSHPEYKNVRLKNKIWDGIATEMGNFTGEDLKKKWKNLRDCFSKHLRSEKTRTGQAAASICRYKTWPWAQQMSFFKPFLHHAPTESNVSQAENLGIIKNEIGESGPQTEVAQKRKLSEVPSETPSNVEKVISFLDKRHKEYDSIDLTFQGYAASVKKLSDRRQTMLKFRIAKMIMEEELAQQMEFERENQVISSFSNNSVVSSPPSSPFDNSNTVDTDLEAAGDCWYPNSSNDLNR; from the exons ATGACCGAAGTAAAAGCGAATTCTTCTACTGAACAGctaattgaaataataaaaaggaATAGAGCACTGTATGACATGTCGCATCCTGAATACAAAAATGTAcggttgaaaaataaaatatgggaTGGGATTGCGACAGAAATGGGAAATTTTACAG GagaagatttgaaaaaaaaatggaaaaacctgAGAGATTGTTTTTCCAAGCATTTACGCTCCGAAAAAACCCGGACTGGCCAAGCAGCGGCATCTATCTGTCGCTACAAAACATGGCCATGGGCACAGCAGATGTCATTTTTTAAGCCTTTCTTGCATCATGCGCCGACAGAATCAAACGTTAGTCAAGCCGAAAATCTCGGAatcattaaaaatgaaataggaGAAAGTGGTCCACAAACAGAAGTTGCACAGAAAAGGAAACTTTCTGAGGTTCCATCAGAAACCCCGTCAAATGTAGAGAAAGTTATCAGTTTTCTAGATAAAAGGCACAAGGAATACGACAGCATAGATCTGACATTCCAAGGTTATGCTGCTAGTGTTAAAAAACTATCGGATCGCCGACAGACTATGCTTAAATTCAGAATAGCGAAAATGATCATGGAAGAGGAGCTGGCTCAGCAAATGGAGTTTGAAAGGGAGAACCAAGTAATTTCAAGTTTCTCTAATAATTCTGTGGTATCTTCCCCGCCTTCATCACCGTTTGATAATTCCAATACGGTTGACACAGACTTGGAGGCTGCTGGAGACTGCTGGTATCCTAATTCATCAAATGATTTGAATCGATAA
- the LOC123318019 gene encoding neurofilament heavy polypeptide-like, which produces MKIAAGIFLLIAGALAYPVAETDVKNQEVPLVITDYSSVAKAEDQVVHDAPHGVPGHVHDSEESSSSESAEKSAEIEKPKDENKQDKSSESSEEGVMQDGIPASTLKPAVEKKEVKEEAKEQPKPQEPSPIAEAKSAAPTKDEAPKVEKPEEEKKETPIALKSLPIEEKTKPTEKPQEKVETVVASEPLPTLKSSAPVEIPADKKEEAPAEIEKPLALPALKKDTPAEPAKAEEAAPSEQKVEAAPVAEEAVPQLKSAEKLEDKLVVPTTEKIAEKEKALPEKKEELVEKPEDNKVEEIKQEEKKPEAIKAEEAKPIELPKAKSVQEVQTEEKKPEEIPSVKPKEIVPSVKSISEGEDKKIEKETLPEAPVALESKPAEPKVEEPKVEEKPKLEEKPIVEEKPKAEEPKATAKSIEESKTEEKKTEVVTTEKLPITSASSS; this is translated from the coding sequence atgAAGATCGCAGCCGGGATTTTCCTATTGATAGCTGGTGCATTGGCATACCCAGTCGCAGAAACCGACGTAAAAAACCAGGAGGTCCCTCTCGTCATCACCGATTACTCCTCGGTGGCCAAAGCTGAAGATCAAGTGGTCCACGACGCCCCCCATGGAGTACCCGGTCACGTGCACGACTCAGAGGAATCCTCGTCGTCAGAAAGCGCAGAAAAATCCGCCGAAATCGAAAAACCCAAGGACGAAAACAAACAGGACAAATCCAGCGAAAGCAGCGAAGAAGGTGTGATGCAAGATGGCATCCCTGCTTCCACATTGAAGCCCGCCGTCGAAAAGAAAGAAGTTAAGGAAGAAGCGAAAGAACAGCCCAAACCCCAAGAACCTTCCCCAATTGCCGAAGCCAAATCCGCAGCACCAACAAAAGACGAAGCCCCTAAAGTAGAAAAACcagaagaagagaaaaaagaaaCACCAATCGCTTTGAAATCTCTACCAATAGAAGAGAAAACAAAACCAACAGAAAAGCCCCAGGAAAAAGTTGAAACTGTAGTCGCTTCAGAACCACTGCCTACACTCAAATCTAGCGCACCTGTAGAAATCCCCGCTGACAAAAAAGAAGAAGCACCAGCTGAAATTGAGAAACCACTAGCCCTTCCAGCCTTGAAAAAAGATACCCCAGCTGAACCAGCCAAAGCCGAAGAAGCTGCACCAAGTGAGCAAAAAGTCGAAGCTGCCCCTGTAGCTGAAGAGGCTGTGCCCCAACTGAAATCAGCTGAGAAATTGGAAGATAAACTCGTAGTTCCTACCACTGAGAAAATCGCTGAAAAGGAGAAAGCTCTCCCTGAAAAGAAGGAGGAACTTGTTGAAAAACCAGAAGACAACAAAGTCGAAGAAATCAAACAGGAGGAGAAAAAACCCGAAGCAATCAAAGCTGAAGAGGCAAAACCTATCGAATTGCCCAAAGCTAAATCAGTCCAAGAAGTACAGACCGAGGAAAAGAAACCAGAAGAAATCCCATCAGTCAAACCTAAGGAAATAGTTCCCTCAGTAAAATCCATCAGCGAAGGAGAAgacaagaaaattgaaaaggaaaCTTTACCCGAAGCACCAGTTGCTTTAGAATCTAAACCTGCTGAACCTAAAGTAGAAGAACCTAAAGTAGAAGAAAAACCTAAACTAGAAGAAAAACCCATAGTGGAAGAAAAACCAAAAGCTGAAGAACCAAAGGCAACAGCCAAATCGATCGAAGAAAGTAAAACTGAAGAGAAGAAAACCGAAGTAGTAACAACAGAAAAATTACCCATCACCAGTGCATCAAGTTCTTGA
- the LOC123318022 gene encoding autophagy-related protein 101, translated as MNARSQTFELTLKGSQTYDAVSSLFHTILLHRTLGKFEYYEGTNRYKMGSIGYTDVKCDFIDLHYVCCSSSALLGLVNGEILKFSNAIHESENNGYNTGQISLEFFERRPQKWPLYSDCVPWEVWTVRLDLVSVNLDRWGEYREKVGQAISDKIIHITDIMNRHENYIPVVSNRSDLEYVFNTGLPDVQPYLFKFDYSVNGPSSAVSMGSTVRKLLRETFSF; from the coding sequence ATGAATGCTAGAAGTCAGACTTTCGAACTTACCCTGAAAGGTAGTCAAACGTACGATGCTGTTTCTAGCCTATTTCACACCATACTGCTACATCGTACCCTCGGTAAATTCGAGTACTACGAGGGTACCAATAGGTATAAGATGGGGAGCATAGGGTACACTGACGTTAAGTGCGACTTTATCGACCTCCATTACGTTTGTTGCTCGTCCTCGGCTCTGCTTGGTCTAGTGAACGGGGAAATCCTCAAATTCTCGAACGCGATCCACGAGAGTGAGAACAACGGCTATAACACTGGCCAGATCAGCCTGGAATTCTTCGAGAGGCGACCTCAGAAATGGCCGCTGTACTCCGACTGCGTCCCTTGGGAAGTATGGACAGTAAGGTTAGATTTAGTGTCGGTGAATCTCGATAGATGGGGCGAGTATCGTGAGAAAGTTGGACAGGCGATAAGTGATAAGATTATCCATATAACGGATATCATGAACAGGCACGAAAATTACATACCGGTCGTTTCGAACCGCAGCGATTTGGAATACGTTTTCAATACTGGCCTGCCGGATGTTCAGCCTTATCTCTTCAAGTTTGATTACTCCGTTAACGGACCGTCCTCTGCAGTTAGTATGGGTTCGACTGTGCGCAAGCTTCTCAGAGAAACATTTTCGTTTTAG